Proteins encoded within one genomic window of Rubripirellula tenax:
- a CDS encoding lipase produces the protein MKRETNQAVVFGEYEHLLGVWRVAAEPTLSSVAAIMVTPGMLHHVGPNRLHVDLAESLSSLGIASLRFDLSGIGESLGVGVGGRSIDRAADEIRQAINWIEEHAGITQFVLFGLCSGADDSIHAALRDQRVVGVVAMDGCGYPTLLYHWYRFTRHFLPRVLRLDKWRTLWKRRRTDDGSVVTSLQPGKDVREFPTQTQAIEELKTLSSRGALMHFVYTGGVGDYFNHAGQFAAMFPTLKDDPRISSHFFESMDHVALMVEDRRQLVTHVANRMRWMAVSQANGNPARSTDQDATVVP, from the coding sequence GTGAAACGAGAAACAAACCAAGCCGTTGTGTTCGGTGAGTACGAGCATTTGCTAGGTGTTTGGCGAGTGGCGGCGGAACCGACGCTTTCGTCCGTCGCAGCAATCATGGTCACGCCGGGAATGTTGCATCACGTGGGGCCGAATCGGTTGCACGTCGATTTGGCCGAGTCGCTTTCAAGTCTGGGCATCGCGTCGTTGCGATTCGACTTGTCGGGTATCGGCGAAAGTTTGGGCGTCGGTGTTGGTGGGCGATCGATCGATCGCGCGGCGGACGAGATTCGTCAAGCGATCAATTGGATCGAAGAGCACGCCGGGATCACCCAATTCGTTCTGTTCGGGCTATGCAGTGGAGCGGATGATTCGATCCACGCGGCGCTGCGAGACCAGCGCGTTGTGGGCGTGGTCGCCATGGACGGGTGTGGCTATCCGACACTCCTTTACCACTGGTATCGCTTCACGCGTCATTTTTTGCCGCGAGTGTTGCGACTGGACAAGTGGCGAACGCTTTGGAAACGCCGCCGTACCGACGACGGTTCCGTCGTCACTTCGCTGCAACCCGGAAAGGACGTCCGCGAATTTCCGACGCAAACGCAGGCGATCGAGGAGTTGAAAACGCTTTCGTCACGCGGTGCGCTGATGCACTTCGTCTACACCGGTGGTGTTGGCGATTACTTCAATCATGCAGGGCAATTTGCGGCGATGTTTCCAACACTGAAAGACGACCCCCGGATCAGCAGCCACTTTTTCGAGTCGATGGATCATGTGGCGTTGATGGTCGAAGACCGCCGGCAATTGGTCACGCATGTCGCCAATCGGATGCGTTGGATGGCCGTTTCGCAAGCCAACGGTAATCCGGCGCGTTCGACGGACCAGGACGCGACAGTGGTTCCCTAG
- a CDS encoding amino acid adenylation domain-containing protein — MTTTEHEALVAFPTLWSRQLAQTPDRTAVIAEDGTLSYAELDAMAVAIAARLKASGITAGDCVGMCVDRSPEAIAAMIGIMKLGAVFVPLDPEYPVDRLAYMVGDAAIRTILGHPHYQASIGKNLVGGEAAPCEWIDCEPSLWLDANIESVSFPSIAPDDLAYIMYTSGSTGKPKGVEIQHAALATYCYADIDCYKINQDDRTLQFSTLNFDIAIEEIFPPLLTGGAVVVRPRGRANERNELSTLVNRFGVTAIHLATAYWHQWVDLMVATGERIPPSIGLMIVTGEKVSVAHYRRWQQLCDRDVLWCNAYGPTEATVSATVFIPDDQFDAANMPIGKPMKRYEAFVLDDQRRVLDVGETGQLFLGGPALAKGYHNRPDLTDAAFIRTEINGEMRRLYRTGDVARFLPDGNIDFGGRLDHQIKLGSYRIEPAEIEAVVNECESVLESLVSYDGVDGKKFLIAYLAVGPAQVSANEVASFLRQKLPAYMVPARYVFLDSFPKTINGKIDRRRLPPPAESVVPRDDSYVAPQTPMQRYLVELWQDVLHLPEIGIHDDFFLLGGSSLLVTQIVARLTTEKNIELPVRDFFANPTVASAARHLEQTDGQVTNGDDDDILVHRHHLPMIDADYFTSDGDRLYAVRYSPRNRSSQRAIVLCHSIGHEYARGYRNLQQLAIQLCKAGHEVLRFDYASTGNSEGDCAKLTIDRMRQNLADAKTFLATRSGVECISAVGLRFGATIAATMPRETFDSVVMWDPVLCGEQFLSTTDGFHHAALTSLTRFNQVRSRGAIDQSFGQVMTTRKRNSLGAIHLDPTRTLGDSFTIVLTDRWDESPSAATWKSNQTHVIETRDVAAWNDSRYTESAFSSPESFQAITKHFSDAESRQ; from the coding sequence ATGACGACAACGGAACACGAAGCTCTGGTCGCCTTTCCGACACTGTGGTCGCGTCAATTGGCGCAGACGCCGGATCGCACCGCGGTCATCGCCGAAGACGGGACGCTCTCGTACGCGGAGCTGGATGCGATGGCGGTCGCGATCGCTGCTCGATTAAAAGCATCAGGTATCACGGCCGGCGATTGTGTCGGTATGTGCGTCGATCGTTCGCCCGAAGCCATCGCGGCGATGATCGGGATCATGAAGTTGGGCGCCGTGTTCGTTCCGCTAGATCCCGAATATCCTGTCGACCGACTTGCCTACATGGTCGGCGACGCCGCGATCCGGACCATCTTGGGACATCCGCACTACCAAGCGTCGATAGGCAAGAACTTGGTGGGTGGTGAAGCGGCGCCGTGCGAGTGGATCGATTGTGAACCGTCTCTTTGGTTGGACGCTAACATTGAATCGGTTTCGTTTCCATCGATCGCACCCGATGACTTGGCGTACATCATGTACACGTCGGGTTCGACTGGAAAACCAAAAGGCGTCGAGATCCAACACGCCGCGCTGGCGACGTACTGCTACGCCGATATCGATTGTTACAAGATCAATCAAGACGATCGCACGTTGCAGTTTTCGACACTGAATTTTGACATTGCGATCGAGGAGATTTTCCCGCCTTTGCTGACGGGCGGGGCGGTGGTCGTTCGTCCTCGCGGGCGGGCGAATGAACGCAACGAGTTGTCGACTTTGGTCAATCGGTTCGGCGTGACTGCGATCCATCTTGCCACGGCATACTGGCACCAATGGGTCGATTTGATGGTTGCCACGGGCGAGCGGATCCCGCCGTCGATCGGCTTGATGATCGTTACCGGCGAAAAAGTGTCGGTGGCACACTACCGTCGTTGGCAACAGCTTTGCGACCGCGACGTACTTTGGTGCAACGCATATGGTCCGACCGAAGCAACGGTCAGCGCGACGGTCTTCATTCCCGATGATCAATTCGATGCCGCCAACATGCCGATCGGAAAGCCGATGAAACGCTACGAAGCGTTTGTGCTGGACGATCAACGACGGGTGCTGGATGTCGGTGAAACGGGGCAACTTTTTTTGGGCGGCCCGGCGCTTGCGAAGGGATATCACAATCGGCCCGACTTGACGGACGCCGCATTCATCCGGACTGAGATCAATGGCGAAATGCGGCGACTCTATCGGACCGGTGACGTCGCCCGGTTCTTGCCCGATGGGAACATCGATTTCGGCGGACGACTCGATCACCAAATCAAGTTGGGGTCGTACCGGATCGAACCAGCCGAGATCGAAGCTGTTGTCAACGAATGTGAGTCAGTTTTGGAGTCGTTGGTCAGTTACGACGGAGTCGACGGCAAGAAGTTTTTGATCGCTTACCTTGCCGTGGGGCCGGCACAGGTTTCGGCAAACGAGGTCGCTTCGTTTTTGCGCCAGAAGCTGCCGGCCTACATGGTGCCTGCTCGCTATGTGTTCTTGGATTCGTTTCCCAAGACCATCAACGGGAAAATCGACCGGCGACGATTGCCCCCGCCGGCTGAGAGTGTGGTTCCACGTGACGACTCGTACGTCGCGCCACAAACGCCGATGCAGCGATACTTGGTCGAACTTTGGCAAGACGTGCTCCATCTTCCTGAGATCGGTATCCACGACGACTTCTTTTTGCTCGGTGGCAGCTCGCTGTTGGTCACACAAATTGTGGCTCGATTGACAACCGAGAAAAATATTGAGTTGCCCGTACGCGATTTCTTTGCCAATCCGACGGTCGCGAGTGCGGCTCGTCACCTTGAACAAACCGACGGTCAAGTGACCAACGGTGACGACGACGACATTTTAGTGCATCGGCATCATTTGCCGATGATCGACGCGGACTACTTCACCAGTGACGGTGATCGCCTTTACGCGGTTCGCTACTCACCAAGAAACCGATCATCCCAGCGAGCGATCGTGTTGTGTCATTCGATCGGACACGAGTATGCACGCGGGTATCGAAATCTCCAACAATTGGCGATCCAACTCTGCAAAGCCGGTCATGAAGTGTTGCGGTTTGATTACGCTTCGACGGGAAATTCCGAAGGCGACTGCGCCAAGTTGACTATCGATCGAATGCGCCAAAATCTGGCCGACGCAAAAACTTTTCTCGCGACGCGTTCGGGTGTGGAATGCATTTCGGCGGTCGGTTTGCGTTTCGGTGCGACGATCGCAGCCACGATGCCACGCGAGACCTTTGACAGCGTGGTGATGTGGGATCCCGTCCTTTGCGGCGAGCAATTCCTTTCCACGACGGATGGCTTTCACCATGCCGCACTGACGTCCTTGACTCGATTCAACCAAGTCCGATCCCGCGGTGCGATCGATCAGAGCTTCGGCCAAGTGATGACGACGCGCAAACGGAATAGCTTGGGTGCGATTCACTTGGATCCCACCCGAACGCTCGGCGACTCGTTCACGATCGTACTGACCGACCGGTGGGACGAGTCACCGTCTGCCGCGACTTGGAAATCGAATCAAACGCATGTGATCGAAACTCGCGATGTCGCGGCGTGGAACGATTCGCGGTACACCGAGAGCGCGTTCTCGTCGCCGGAAAGCTTTCAAGCGATCACAAAGCACTTTAGCGATGCGGAGTCACGCCAGTGA
- the ectB gene encoding diaminobutyrate--2-oxoglutarate transaminase, whose translation MSEATGNIESNVRGYCRLFPAVFDTAVGSTLTDASGKTFIDFFCGAGSLNYGHNHPVAKAALLDYVSRNGIQHSLDIATKAKVDFLDTFERLILKPRGMDFVVQFTGPTGTNAVEAAIKLARKQTNRSHIVAFTNAYHGHSLGSLALTGNKYYHSEFYGSRNNVTHLPFDGYLGDVDTADLLAKMLADNSSGLPVPAAVILETVQGEGGINVASRQWLRRVAEICRQHEILLIIDDIQVGNGRTGKFFSFEDAGLEPDVVCLSKSIGGGLPMSLVLIRRPLDAWKPGEHTGTFRGNNLAFVAANAVLKHWADADFESQIASRGEVIQSWLKQVCERFAAQNFCYRGRGLIWGLDVKRGDLAAKVIRQCFQDGLLIEASGADDQVLKFMPALTIERPLLFEGLRVVDAVLCRVVGEETSPSDQALQVMPQLDLGSISSVGGSASMGTLGQ comes from the coding sequence ATGTCTGAAGCCACCGGCAATATCGAATCAAACGTACGTGGATACTGTCGATTGTTTCCGGCGGTATTCGACACAGCCGTCGGCTCGACGCTGACCGACGCGTCGGGCAAGACATTCATCGACTTTTTCTGCGGCGCCGGTTCGTTGAATTACGGCCACAATCACCCGGTCGCGAAGGCCGCATTGTTGGACTACGTTTCGCGAAACGGAATCCAGCATTCGCTGGACATCGCAACGAAGGCGAAGGTCGACTTTCTTGACACGTTCGAGCGATTGATCTTGAAGCCTCGCGGAATGGACTTCGTGGTTCAATTCACCGGCCCAACCGGAACCAACGCGGTGGAAGCAGCCATCAAGCTGGCTCGCAAACAAACCAACCGTAGCCACATCGTTGCGTTCACAAATGCCTATCACGGGCACTCGCTCGGATCACTCGCCTTGACGGGCAACAAGTACTATCACAGCGAATTCTATGGGTCGCGAAACAACGTGACTCATTTACCTTTCGATGGTTACCTGGGCGACGTCGACACGGCCGATCTGTTGGCCAAAATGTTGGCGGACAACAGCAGCGGGCTTCCCGTTCCAGCGGCAGTGATTTTGGAAACGGTACAAGGCGAAGGCGGCATCAATGTCGCAAGTCGGCAATGGCTACGACGCGTGGCTGAGATATGTCGACAACACGAAATCTTGCTGATCATCGACGACATCCAGGTCGGCAACGGACGCACCGGAAAGTTCTTCAGCTTCGAAGACGCGGGGCTTGAACCGGATGTGGTTTGTTTGTCGAAGTCGATCGGTGGCGGTTTGCCAATGTCGTTGGTGCTGATCCGCCGCCCGTTGGATGCTTGGAAACCGGGCGAACACACCGGCACGTTCCGCGGCAACAACTTGGCATTCGTCGCCGCCAACGCCGTCTTGAAACACTGGGCCGATGCAGACTTCGAATCCCAAATCGCCAGTCGAGGCGAAGTGATTCAGTCGTGGTTGAAACAAGTCTGCGAACGATTCGCGGCACAGAACTTTTGTTATCGCGGTCGCGGATTGATTTGGGGCCTGGACGTCAAGCGTGGCGACCTGGCCGCGAAGGTGATTCGCCAATGCTTCCAAGACGGATTGTTGATCGAAGCATCCGGCGCCGACGACCAAGTGCTGAAGTTCATGCCCGCACTGACAATCGAGCGGCCGTTGTTGTTTGAAGGACTGCGTGTCGTGGATGCCGTACTGTGCCGAGTTGTCGGCGAAGAGACTTCCCCATCCGATCAAGCGTTACAAGTGATGCCGCAACTTGACTTGGGATCGATTTCGTCGGTCGGTGGATCCGCGTCGATGGGTACCTTGGGACAATGA